One window of Chloroflexota bacterium genomic DNA carries:
- a CDS encoding ABC transporter permease: MTRHLARRLASTFVTLVVVSLVTFWALDATPGDAASALVGENASRAQLQAVRAELGLDQSLFTRYATFATQVFTRGDLGRSLVSRRAVGALVLERLPYTLILAFTATFLAIILGMTMGTLAAMRGGSWLDTGLMSGAAFMLAVPTFWSALMLMLLFSLKLRWLPVVGAETPWHLVLPATTLALPTGAVIARLVRVSLLDVLGADFVRTAHAKGIAPRDVLTRHTLRNSLIPVVTVVGLHLGHLLGGAFIVETIFALPGLGRLTVQAIFDRDAPVVLGATLTVAAIYLAINLLVDLAQGWLDPQVAHAAV; encoded by the coding sequence ATGACGCGGCATTTGGCGCGACGATTGGCGAGCACGTTCGTGACGCTCGTCGTCGTCAGTCTCGTCACGTTCTGGGCGCTCGATGCGACGCCAGGCGACGCCGCGAGCGCGCTCGTCGGCGAGAACGCGTCGCGCGCGCAATTGCAAGCCGTGCGCGCCGAGCTGGGTCTCGACCAATCATTGTTCACGCGCTATGCCACGTTTGCGACCCAGGTGTTTACGCGCGGCGACCTGGGTCGCTCGCTCGTCAGTCGGCGCGCGGTCGGCGCACTCGTGTTGGAACGTTTGCCGTACACGCTCATACTCGCGTTCACCGCGACGTTCCTCGCCATCATCCTTGGCATGACGATGGGCACGCTCGCGGCGATGCGGGGCGGGTCGTGGCTCGATACCGGGCTGATGAGCGGCGCGGCATTCATGCTCGCCGTGCCGACGTTTTGGAGCGCATTGATGCTGATGTTGTTGTTCTCGCTCAAACTGCGTTGGCTTCCCGTCGTCGGCGCGGAAACGCCCTGGCATTTGGTTTTGCCCGCGACGACACTCGCGTTGCCCACCGGCGCGGTGATTGCGCGACTCGTGCGCGTGAGTTTGCTCGATGTGCTGGGCGCGGATTTCGTTCGCACCGCGCACGCCAAAGGCATCGCCCCGCGCGACGTGCTGACGCGCCACACACTGCGAAACAGTTTGATTCCGGTCGTCACGGTCGTCGGCTTGCACCTGGGTCATTTGCTTGGCGGCGCGTTCATCGTCGAAACGATTTTCGCGTTGCCGGGTCTCGGACGCTTGACGGTGCAAGCCATCTTTGATCGCGATGCGCCGGTCGTGCTCGGCGCGACGCTGACCGTCGCCGCGATTTATCTCGCGATCAATTTGCTCGTTGACCTCGCGCAGGGTTGGCTCGACCCGCAAGTCGCGCACGCGGCGGTGTGA
- a CDS encoding ABC transporter substrate-binding protein — MTTRVGAFFVLIMLAGIVVACAAATPQSKTSSMTTTANGGTFIRAITSEPAIIDPQGAPNSGLSVVLPYLFDTLVVRDLDNKILPHLAESWQVASDGKAITMKLRAGVTFQDGAPFNADAVRFTFQRFKDAGTKSPIYENVKQIGGIESMDDLTVRFTFAQPTANFWSTVTMPYAGIISPASARKVAETGKGYLVGTGAFALAEWRAGQSLTLKRNPAYAWGAAVTQNRAAPYLDTVVLKVIPDATTQLAALQAGEVDAIFINQPEHRLKLQNDASVHLQETVLNSLIFLGFNTSKPPFDDARVRRALSHAINKEEIVSVALGGLGKVAYAPLAPTIPGFDPQLKQYELQYDAKQAQTLLSQAGFVKASDGTWTRNGQSLKGVLLTSNRAPNDSIATLLQSQLKAIGVGVEIRQLDSKAVMTASNEGQFDFLLWRYDWNDADALNIFLGSDRIGSTNRVGYRNAQVDALFAQAAHELTEAKRWSIYFEAQKMIMQDAPWQPLYAPLDVMVLSNRVEGVKIGYMGRMLLNDAQVVKQ; from the coding sequence ATGACAACTCGCGTTGGTGCGTTTTTTGTGCTGATCATGCTCGCTGGCATCGTCGTTGCGTGCGCCGCCGCGACCCCGCAGAGCAAAACCAGTTCGATGACGACGACCGCGAACGGCGGTACATTCATCCGCGCGATTACATCCGAACCAGCCATCATTGATCCGCAAGGCGCGCCCAATTCCGGTTTGAGCGTCGTGTTGCCGTACTTGTTCGACACGCTCGTCGTGCGCGATCTCGACAATAAAATCTTACCGCACCTCGCGGAGAGTTGGCAGGTCGCGTCCGATGGCAAAGCCATCACGATGAAATTACGCGCAGGCGTTACGTTTCAAGACGGCGCGCCGTTCAACGCGGACGCGGTGCGCTTTACATTCCAACGTTTCAAAGACGCGGGAACGAAATCACCGATCTATGAGAATGTCAAACAAATCGGCGGCATCGAAAGCATGGACGACTTGACGGTGCGTTTCACATTCGCGCAGCCCACCGCGAATTTTTGGAGCACGGTGACGATGCCCTACGCCGGCATCATCAGCCCCGCCTCGGCGCGCAAGGTTGCCGAAACCGGCAAGGGCTACCTGGTTGGCACGGGTGCGTTCGCGCTTGCCGAGTGGCGCGCGGGGCAATCGCTGACGCTCAAACGCAATCCGGCGTACGCGTGGGGCGCCGCCGTCACGCAAAATCGCGCCGCGCCGTACCTCGATACGGTCGTGTTGAAAGTGATTCCTGATGCGACGACGCAACTCGCCGCGCTCCAAGCCGGTGAAGTGGACGCGATCTTCATCAATCAGCCGGAACATCGTTTGAAATTACAGAACGACGCGTCCGTGCATTTGCAAGAGACCGTGTTGAACAGTCTCATCTTCCTGGGATTCAATACGAGCAAGCCACCCTTCGACGATGCGCGCGTGCGCCGCGCGCTCTCGCACGCGATCAACAAAGAGGAAATCGTCAGCGTTGCGCTCGGCGGACTGGGCAAGGTCGCGTACGCGCCGCTCGCGCCAACCATACCTGGGTTTGATCCGCAGTTGAAACAGTACGAATTGCAGTACGATGCAAAACAAGCGCAGACATTGTTGTCGCAAGCCGGTTTCGTCAAAGCAAGCGATGGAACCTGGACGCGCAACGGTCAGTCGCTCAAAGGCGTTCTACTCACGTCGAACCGCGCGCCGAACGATTCCATTGCGACGTTGCTTCAGAGTCAACTCAAAGCGATTGGCGTCGGCGTCGAGATTCGACAACTCGATAGCAAAGCGGTGATGACCGCGTCGAACGAAGGGCAATTCGATTTTCTGTTGTGGCGGTACGATTGGAACGACGCAGATGCGCTGAACATTTTCCTGGGTTCGGATCGCATCGGCAGTACGAATCGCGTCGGCTATCGCAACGCGCAAGTGGATGCATTGTTCGCTCAAGCCGCGCACGAGCTGACCGAAGCCAAACGGTGGAGCATTTATTTTGAGGCGCAAAAAATGATCATGCAAGACGCGCCGTGGCAACCACTTTATGCGCCGCTGGATGTGATGGTGTTGAGCAATCGCGTCGAAGGCGTCAAGATCGGTTACATGGGACGAATGTTGTTAAACGACGCGCAGGTAGTCAAACAATGA
- a CDS encoding TIGR04053 family radical SAM/SPASM domain-containing protein: MTVVIKPTETHSHRVARDYSDRPMIVYWEMTQACGLACRHCRAEAMPLPHPLQLDTAESKHLLRQIAAFGEPLPHLILTGGDPLQRTDLFELIDEARNLGLQVSITPSATQNVTYDILARLKEHGIASLGLSLDGASATTHDAVRGIPGCFDWTIRAAQLAAEFDFPIQVNTLVAQETADDLPATYELLKSLKVMRWSLFFLIAVGRGKVLQPVSPARGEALMNWVYDLTRDAPFAIKTTEAPSYRRIALNRMRAEGMTPEQIQRTSVYHGFGIRDGHGIVFVANYGDIYPAGFLPAFAGNIRRDNLVDVYRRAPIFRALHNPNVFEGKCGYCEHRVICGGSRARAFAFTGNALASDPFCSYEP, from the coding sequence ATGACCGTCGTAATCAAACCAACCGAAACACATTCGCATCGCGTCGCGCGCGATTACAGCGACCGACCGATGATCGTTTACTGGGAGATGACGCAGGCGTGTGGCTTGGCGTGCCGCCACTGCCGCGCCGAAGCGATGCCGCTACCGCATCCGCTTCAACTCGACACCGCCGAGAGCAAACACCTGCTTCGTCAGATTGCCGCGTTCGGCGAACCGTTGCCGCATCTCATTCTCACCGGCGGCGACCCGCTCCAACGCACCGACCTGTTTGAGTTGATTGACGAGGCGCGCAACCTGGGTCTTCAAGTTTCGATTACGCCGAGCGCAACCCAAAACGTGACCTACGACATTCTCGCGCGCTTGAAAGAGCACGGCATCGCGAGTCTGGGTCTCTCGCTCGACGGCGCGTCCGCGACAACGCACGACGCGGTGCGCGGCATTCCCGGCTGTTTCGATTGGACGATTCGCGCGGCGCAACTCGCCGCCGAATTCGATTTTCCGATCCAGGTCAACACGCTCGTCGCGCAAGAGACCGCGGACGATTTGCCCGCAACGTACGAATTGCTCAAATCGCTCAAGGTGATGCGATGGAGTTTGTTTTTTCTCATCGCGGTTGGGCGCGGCAAGGTGTTGCAACCGGTATCGCCCGCGCGCGGCGAAGCGTTGATGAACTGGGTGTACGATCTCACACGCGACGCGCCTTTTGCGATCAAGACAACCGAAGCGCCGTCGTACCGGCGCATCGCGTTGAATCGGATGCGCGCCGAAGGTATGACGCCGGAGCAGATTCAACGCACGTCGGTTTATCACGGCTTTGGCATTCGCGATGGACACGGCATCGTGTTCGTCGCGAACTATGGCGATATTTACCCGGCGGGTTTTTTGCCGGCGTTCGCCGGCAACATTCGACGCGATAATTTGGTGGACGTGTATCGCCGCGCGCCGATCTTTCGCGCGTTGCACAACCCCAACGTCTTCGAGGGCAAGTGCGGGTACTGCGAGCATCGCGTCATTTGCGGCGGCTCGCGCGCGCGTGCGTTCGCGTTCACCGGCAACGCGTTGGCTAGCGATCCATTTTGTTCGTATGAACCGTAA
- the hemG gene encoding protoporphyrinogen oxidase produces the protein MKRVVIIGGGITGLATAHALRERGRGVVDYTLIERAPRVGGKIVSTREDGFVIEGGPDSFLTTKPAALELCRALGLGARLIGTNDPARRVFVLNRGRLRPMPDGVMLIIPTRVMPFVKSSLISPLGKLRMGMELFIPPRRGEGDESLADFVRRRLGAEALDRIAEPMIAGIHMADAEYLSLQSTFPRFLDMEKKHGGLLRAIIAQRRASARARPTTPATPMFMSLRGGMQELVDTLVARLDERTLVTNQSAVHLARNGNYQITLRDGETLHADAIVLATPAYETANLVSNFDPDLATGLRAIRYVSTATVSLGFKRAELTHPLDGFGFVVPRSEKRKLIACSWSSTKFDHRAHAEYALVRVFIGGAHAEQFAEQDDATLTEIARAELAATMGIAAQPVVTRVYRWQKSNPQYAVGHQRRVEQIEQQAARHPGLYLVGSAYRGVGVPDCIQDGIRAAEQILTAFAA, from the coding sequence ATGAAACGAGTGGTGATTATCGGTGGTGGAATTACCGGGCTGGCTACCGCGCACGCGTTGCGCGAACGCGGACGCGGCGTGGTGGATTATACCTTGATCGAACGCGCGCCGCGCGTGGGCGGCAAAATCGTTTCGACGCGCGAGGATGGTTTTGTGATCGAAGGCGGTCCCGATTCATTCCTGACCACGAAACCCGCCGCGCTCGAACTGTGTCGCGCCCTGGGTCTGGGCGCGCGATTGATCGGCACGAACGATCCGGCGCGCCGCGTCTTTGTATTGAATCGCGGTCGCCTGCGCCCGATGCCGGACGGCGTGATGCTCATCATCCCGACGCGCGTGATGCCGTTCGTCAAGTCGTCGTTGATTTCGCCGCTCGGCAAACTGCGGATGGGTATGGAACTGTTCATTCCGCCGCGTCGCGGCGAGGGCGATGAAAGTCTCGCGGATTTCGTGCGGCGGCGTCTCGGTGCGGAGGCGCTCGATCGCATCGCCGAGCCGATGATCGCCGGCATTCACATGGCGGACGCCGAATATCTGAGTCTGCAAAGCACGTTCCCGCGTTTTCTCGATATGGAAAAAAAGCACGGCGGTTTGCTGCGCGCGATCATCGCGCAACGACGCGCCAGCGCGCGCGCGCGTCCCACCACGCCCGCCACTCCGATGTTCATGTCGCTGCGCGGTGGGATGCAAGAATTGGTTGATACACTCGTCGCGCGTTTGGACGAACGCACGCTCGTAACGAATCAAAGCGCCGTTCACCTTGCGCGAAACGGTAATTATCAAATCACATTGCGCGATGGCGAAACCTTGCACGCCGATGCGATTGTCCTGGCAACGCCCGCGTATGAAACCGCCAACCTCGTTTCAAATTTCGATCCCGATCTGGCGACTGGCTTGCGCGCGATTCGTTACGTCTCGACCGCGACCGTCTCGCTCGGATTCAAACGCGCCGAGTTGACGCACCCGCTCGACGGATTTGGCTTTGTTGTGCCGCGCAGTGAAAAGCGCAAATTGATCGCGTGCTCGTGGTCGTCCACCAAATTCGATCACCGCGCGCACGCCGAGTACGCGTTGGTGCGCGTCTTTATCGGCGGCGCACACGCGGAACAATTCGCCGAACAGGATGACGCGACGCTAACGGAAATCGCGCGTGCGGAACTCGCCGCGACGATGGGCATCGCCGCGCAACCGGTGGTGACGCGCGTGTATCGTTGGCAAAAATCCAATCCGCAGTACGCGGTAGGACATCAACGCCGGGTGGAACAGATCGAACAACAAGCGGCGCGACACCCAGGTTTGTATCTGGTGGGCAGCGCGTATCGTGGCGTGGGCGTTCCCGATTGCATTCAGGATGGCATACGCGCGGCGGAACAAATTCTCACCGCGTTTGCCGCGTAA
- a CDS encoding helix-turn-helix domain-containing protein, producing MTKTFSNDWLSIQQASQYLGVHIGTVREWADAGILPSYRTPGGHRRFVIADLDVFLKQRKSPTTPSHIEQALGAVRQQLQAHPPHAVLGFSHTGAHPDTTERQHQREIGQRLLACVIAFVESPDARETLLDEGRQIARQYGNALTASGLTAGNAARATIYFRQLILKTVLDVHLGSRAGDEEDARLFQRVSAFLDEILLAILDAYP from the coding sequence TTGACGAAGACATTTTCAAACGATTGGCTTTCCATTCAGCAAGCCAGTCAGTATCTCGGCGTCCACATCGGCACGGTGCGCGAATGGGCTGATGCGGGCATCCTCCCCAGTTATCGCACTCCCGGCGGGCATCGCCGTTTTGTCATCGCCGATCTCGACGTGTTCCTCAAACAACGCAAATCTCCCACAACTCCTTCTCACATCGAGCAGGCGCTCGGCGCGGTGCGTCAGCAATTGCAGGCGCATCCGCCGCACGCCGTACTCGGATTTTCTCACACGGGCGCGCATCCCGATACGACCGAACGCCAACACCAACGCGAAATCGGTCAGCGGTTGCTCGCGTGCGTCATCGCGTTCGTCGAATCGCCGGATGCGCGCGAAACCTTGCTCGACGAAGGACGGCAAATCGCGCGGCAGTACGGCAACGCGCTCACCGCGAGCGGGTTGACCGCCGGCAATGCCGCGCGCGCGACGATCTATTTTCGCCAACTGATTTTGAAAACCGTGCTCGACGTGCACCTGGGTTCGCGCGCCGGCGACGAGGAGGATGCGCGCTTGTTTCAACGCGTCAGCGCGTTCCTCGACGAAATTCTGCTCGCGATTTTGGACGCGTATCCGTGA
- a CDS encoding peptidoglycan bridge formation glycyltransferase FemA/FemB family protein, producing the protein MENPDADAWDELIATQHGHLLQTRAWGELKTRFGWRVTRLALARDDALIAGAQMLVRDLPLGLRFAYVPRGPVADANDHAALTALDDALVAHACACGAFVLRVEPNAFAMPNEILGVPAPTIQPQTTIHVDLTRDLATILAQMKPKWRYNIRLAERKGVTVREGKVCDIGLFYHLLEITRTRDQFAIHSRDYYRAALDLLGECAQLFIAEHAGDALAAIFVTAVGDEAIYLFGASSNEQRERMPNHALHWAAMQWAKARGCARYDLWGLGATTNADESAAHGLYQFKQGFGGTFVQYAGARDVIFSHWKYALYARAVAWRRGALG; encoded by the coding sequence GTGGAAAATCCGGACGCGGACGCGTGGGACGAATTGATCGCGACGCAGCACGGACATCTGTTGCAAACGCGCGCGTGGGGCGAATTAAAAACGCGATTCGGTTGGCGCGTGACGCGCTTGGCGCTCGCGCGTGACGACGCGTTGATCGCTGGCGCGCAAATGCTCGTGCGCGATTTGCCGCTCGGTTTGCGCTTTGCGTACGTGCCGCGCGGACCGGTCGCCGACGCGAACGATCACGCCGCGCTGACCGCGCTGGACGATGCCCTGGTCGCCCATGCGTGCGCGTGCGGCGCGTTCGTCCTGCGCGTCGAGCCGAACGCGTTCGCGATGCCGAACGAAATCCTGGGTGTGCCCGCGCCGACGATTCAACCGCAGACGACGATTCACGTTGATCTCACGCGCGACCTCGCGACGATCCTCGCGCAGATGAAACCGAAATGGCGCTACAACATTCGCCTCGCCGAGCGCAAAGGCGTGACCGTGCGCGAGGGTAAGGTGTGCGACATTGGTTTGTTCTATCATCTCCTGGAAATCACGCGTACGCGCGATCAGTTTGCGATCCATTCGCGCGACTATTATCGCGCCGCGCTCGACTTGTTGGGCGAGTGCGCGCAGTTGTTCATCGCGGAGCACGCGGGCGACGCGCTCGCCGCGATATTTGTGACCGCGGTCGGCGACGAAGCGATTTATTTGTTCGGCGCGTCCTCGAACGAACAGCGCGAACGGATGCCGAATCACGCGTTGCACTGGGCGGCGATGCAGTGGGCAAAAGCGCGCGGGTGCGCGCGCTACGATCTGTGGGGTTTGGGCGCGACGACGAACGCGGACGAATCCGCCGCGCACGGCTTGTATCAATTCAAGCAAGGATTTGGGGGAACGTTCGTCCAGTACGCCGGCGCGCGCGATGTGATTTTTTCGCACTGGAAGTATGCGCTGTACGCGCGCGCGGTCGCGTGGCGACGCGGGGCGCTCGGATAA
- a CDS encoding ABC transporter substrate-binding protein: MKSSLLYRLLVVLALFAVIALSACAPAPAPAPAPTTAPGSTAAAPAPTAAPKSTGPKVLTIAQTSDPGTADPQLTTEEYFLPLNVFDRLVEAVTTAPGKSELVPGLAEKWDVSADGLTYTFSLRKNVKFHDGSPFTADDVIFTFDRMLNPATKALNTDFLDMIGGASARLDGKAPTTTGLKKVDDSTVAITLGAPYAPFLANIATPAGSIFPKAYTEKAGKDFGIKPVGTGPFKVDAWTYNSDIQLSAYDGYFRGKAKFDKLVFKIVPDAQTQSLMFKKGELDVLDLDNARSQIPDFMKDPQWKDRIVKGPRVGTYYMSINSTLKPFDNPKVREALEYAIDRQTLIDKLYAGTGIPAKGILAPGLAGYNADLPGFKYDPDKAKALLKEAGFADGISMTIFQTVDSPSTLKINEAIQAILLKSNFKAEIKQLDSAAYSATRKEGKLGNYVSDWSADFNDPDNFIYTFFAPKNAVARSWNYTNKTVQDNLEKARVMTDMQARYKLYQEIENTIVYKDFAFVPLFHLEHLFVVQAKVKNFKVSWNGWSNMPYYGIEIE, from the coding sequence ATGAAGAGTTCTCTTTTGTACCGTTTGCTCGTTGTTCTAGCGTTGTTCGCGGTGATTGCATTGAGCGCGTGCGCGCCCGCCCCTGCCCCGGCTCCGGCGCCAACGACGGCGCCTGGCTCAACTGCCGCCGCGCCGGCGCCGACTGCCGCGCCGAAAAGCACCGGACCCAAAGTGCTGACAATCGCACAGACAAGCGATCCCGGCACCGCGGACCCGCAACTCACGACTGAAGAGTACTTTTTGCCGCTCAACGTCTTTGATCGTCTGGTCGAAGCCGTGACGACCGCGCCCGGCAAATCCGAACTGGTCCCAGGTTTGGCGGAAAAGTGGGATGTGTCCGCGGATGGGTTGACGTACACGTTCTCTCTTCGCAAGAATGTGAAATTCCACGATGGCAGTCCGTTCACCGCGGACGATGTGATCTTTACGTTCGATCGCATGTTGAACCCGGCGACCAAAGCGTTGAACACGGACTTTTTGGACATGATTGGCGGCGCATCCGCACGACTGGATGGCAAAGCGCCGACGACGACCGGACTTAAAAAGGTTGATGACAGCACCGTCGCGATTACACTCGGCGCGCCGTACGCGCCGTTCCTCGCGAACATTGCCACGCCCGCCGGTTCGATCTTCCCCAAGGCGTACACCGAAAAAGCCGGGAAAGATTTCGGCATCAAGCCCGTCGGCACGGGTCCGTTCAAAGTAGATGCGTGGACGTACAACAGCGACATTCAACTGTCGGCGTACGATGGTTACTTCCGTGGCAAAGCCAAGTTCGACAAGCTCGTGTTCAAGATCGTTCCCGATGCCCAAACGCAATCGTTGATGTTCAAGAAGGGCGAACTCGACGTGCTCGACCTGGACAATGCGCGTTCGCAGATTCCGGATTTCATGAAAGATCCGCAATGGAAAGACCGCATCGTCAAAGGTCCGCGCGTCGGCACGTACTACATGAGCATCAACTCGACGCTCAAGCCGTTCGACAATCCCAAAGTACGCGAAGCGTTGGAGTATGCGATTGATCGCCAGACCTTGATTGACAAGTTGTACGCCGGCACCGGCATTCCCGCCAAGGGCATTCTCGCCCCCGGTCTCGCCGGCTACAATGCGGATCTGCCCGGCTTCAAGTACGACCCAGACAAAGCCAAAGCATTGCTCAAAGAAGCTGGTTTCGCCGATGGCATCTCGATGACGATTTTCCAAACGGTGGATTCGCCAAGCACGCTCAAGATCAACGAAGCGATTCAAGCGATTCTGTTGAAATCGAATTTCAAAGCCGAGATCAAGCAGTTGGACAGCGCGGCGTATTCTGCCACGCGCAAGGAAGGCAAACTCGGCAATTACGTGAGCGATTGGTCGGCGGACTTTAACGATCCCGACAACTTTATCTACACGTTCTTCGCGCCCAAGAATGCCGTCGCGCGTTCGTGGAATTACACGAACAAGACGGTGCAAGACAATCTCGAAAAAGCGCGCGTGATGACCGACATGCAAGCACGTTACAAACTCTACCAGGAAATCGAGAATACCATCGTCTACAAGGACTTTGCGTTCGTGCCCTTGTTCCACCTGGAGCACTTGTTCGTCGTGCAAGCCAAGGTCAAGAATTTCAAAGTGTCGTGGAACGGCTGGAGCAACATGCCGTACTATGGAATTGAAATCGAATAG
- a CDS encoding ABC transporter permease, with product MLKFVVARFLQFIPVLIGTTMLTFFLLQVVPGDPIARMMREHIDPDVVARVRLQMRLDDPLPTRYVRYVWDVLNGDFGESYKLRRSVSTLLLDAFPKTLALTLAALLFAWGIGIPAGIIAALKHYSTPDYLVTVFALLGVSVPVFWSALIFQLIFGWKLDLLPISGYGTIQHLIMPGIVLGWSSAAIIARLTRSSLLEVMSSDYIRTARAKGLRQWRIIMRHALKNSLLPVVTIMAIQVSGLLSGAVITESVFGIPGIGRVSVGAIQNRDLPLLQGSVILTVVLVVLGNLLADLSYAFLDPRIRYE from the coding sequence ATGCTCAAGTTTGTCGTCGCACGTTTTTTGCAATTCATTCCAGTATTGATCGGCACGACCATGCTTACGTTTTTTCTCTTGCAGGTAGTGCCCGGCGATCCGATCGCGCGGATGATGCGCGAGCACATCGATCCCGATGTCGTCGCACGCGTGCGTTTGCAAATGCGCCTCGACGATCCGCTACCGACCCGGTACGTGCGCTATGTGTGGGATGTGCTCAACGGCGATTTCGGCGAATCGTACAAACTGCGGCGCAGTGTCAGCACCCTGTTACTCGACGCCTTTCCGAAAACACTCGCGTTGACCTTGGCGGCGTTATTGTTCGCGTGGGGCATCGGGATTCCCGCCGGCATTATCGCCGCGCTCAAACATTATTCCACACCCGATTACCTCGTCACGGTTTTTGCGTTGCTCGGCGTGTCCGTGCCGGTCTTTTGGTCCGCGCTGATCTTTCAATTGATTTTCGGCTGGAAGTTGGATTTGCTGCCGATTTCCGGTTACGGCACGATTCAACATTTGATCATGCCCGGCATTGTCCTGGGTTGGTCGTCCGCCGCGATTATCGCGCGGCTCACGCGTTCGAGTCTGCTCGAAGTGATGAGTTCCGACTATATTCGCACCGCGCGCGCGAAAGGACTCAGGCAGTGGCGAATCATCATGCGCCACGCGCTCAAGAATTCGTTGTTGCCGGTCGTCACGATCATGGCGATCCAGGTGTCGGGTTTGCTCTCTGGTGCGGTGATTACCGAGAGCGTGTTCGGGATTCCTGGCATCGGGCGGGTCTCGGTCGGCGCAATTCAAAATCGCGATCTGCCGTTGTTGCAGGGTTCGGTGATTTTGACGGTCGTGCTCGTCGTGTTGGGCAATCTGCTCGCGGATCTCAGTTACGCGTTTCTCGATCCGCGCATTCGGTACGAGTGA
- a CDS encoding ABC transporter permease, producing the protein MSSASISSPTQVFTVRQSTFAQDIWRRFRRNRLALAGLGIVVALCIFATFAQNVAPYDPIEVNLDIQFDPPSLQHLFGADLYGRDLFSRVIYGARISLLIGFIPSAISMMIGAALGVLAAFYGRWVDTLIMRLADVVLAFPSIILAMVVTYTLGASLFTLFIALSVVGWAGAARVVRAQALAIKETDFVTASKSVGASDRRIMFNHIIPNCIAPILVLFTLSIPEAIMAEAGLSFLGVGAQPPTPSWGLMVNEAQQYVFNAPWASILPGLAILVTTLGFNFVGDGLRDAIDPYLKSKM; encoded by the coding sequence ATGAGCAGTGCATCCATTTCATCACCGACCCAGGTCTTCACGGTTCGTCAATCCACGTTCGCGCAAGACATCTGGCGACGCTTTCGCCGCAATCGCTTGGCGTTGGCGGGGCTGGGTATCGTCGTCGCATTGTGCATTTTCGCGACCTTCGCGCAAAATGTCGCGCCGTACGATCCGATTGAAGTCAACCTCGACATTCAATTCGACCCGCCGTCGCTGCAACATCTTTTCGGCGCGGATTTGTACGGACGCGATTTGTTCAGTCGCGTGATTTACGGCGCGCGTATTTCGTTGTTGATCGGTTTCATTCCGTCCGCGATTTCGATGATGATCGGCGCGGCGCTCGGCGTGCTCGCCGCGTTCTACGGTCGTTGGGTGGACACGCTCATCATGCGTCTCGCCGATGTCGTGCTCGCGTTTCCTTCGATCATTCTCGCGATGGTCGTGACGTACACGCTCGGCGCGTCGCTGTTCACGCTGTTCATCGCGTTGAGCGTGGTGGGCTGGGCAGGCGCGGCGCGCGTGGTGCGCGCCCAGGCGCTCGCGATTAAAGAGACCGATTTTGTCACCGCGTCCAAATCGGTTGGCGCGAGCGACCGGCGCATCATGTTCAACCACATTATCCCGAATTGTATCGCGCCGATTCTCGTGCTGTTTACGTTGAGCATCCCCGAAGCGATCATGGCGGAAGCCGGTCTCAGTTTCCTGGGCGTCGGCGCGCAACCGCCTACGCCAAGTTGGGGCTTGATGGTGAACGAGGCGCAGCAGTACGTGTTCAACGCGCCATGGGCATCCATCTTGCCGGGCTTGGCGATTTTAGTGACGACGCTGGGATTCAACTTTGTCGGCGATGGGTTGCGTGACGCGATTGATCCGTACTTGAAAAGCAAGATGTAA